A region from the Leucoraja erinacea ecotype New England chromosome 18, Leri_hhj_1, whole genome shotgun sequence genome encodes:
- the LOC129705930 gene encoding uncharacterized protein LOC129705930 has product MLPGQATVTSAGKSGLCNFTLCTEDCEILKYTGRCETTTRPTETTTSATTVTVTPTSKGTTICSCDVNGHIMSPGQATVTSTDKSGLCNFVLCTEDCKVLKYTGRCESTTRPTETTTSATTVTVTPTSRATTTCTCENDGRKMLPGQATVTSTGKSGLCNFTLCTEDCEILKYTGTCGTTTRPAETTTSATTVTVTPTSKGTTICSCDVNGHIMSPGKCVSNQSALLFTYPIKSFTAVSCVDKNSGETQRVRQHRWNLHLSLAKCR; this is encoded by the exons ATGCTCCCTG GTCAGGCAACTGTGACTTCTGCAGGTAAATCAGGCCTCTGTAACTTTACTCTGTGTACTGAGGATTGTGAAATTCTGAAGTACACAGGAAGATGTGAAACTACAACCAGACCAACAGAAACCACAACATCAGCTACAACAGTGACAGTAACACCAACGTCAAAAGGAACTACAATCTGTTCATGTGATGTTAACGGACATATAATGTCACCAG GTCAGGCAACTGTGACGTCCACAGATAAATCAGGCCTCTGTAACTTTGTTCTGTGTACTGAAGATTGTAAAGTTCTGAAGTACACAGGAAGATGTGAAAGTACAACCAGACCAACAGAAACTACAACATCAGCTACAACAGTGACAGTAACACCAACGTCAAGAGCAACTACCACATGTACCTGTGAGAATGACGGGCGAAAAATGCTCCCTG GTCAGGCAACTGTGACTTCTACAGGTAAATCAGGCCTCTGTAACTTTACTCTGTGTACTGAGGATTGTGAAATTCTGAAGTACACAGGAACATGTGGAACTACAACCAGACCAGCAGAAACCACAACATCAGCTACAACAGTGACAGTAACACCAACGTCAAAAGGAACTACAATCTGTTCATGTGATGTTAACGGACATATAATGTCACCAGGTAAGTGTGTCAGTAATCAAAGTGCTCTTCTGTTCACATATCCAATCAAGAGCTTTACAGCTGTCTCTtgcgtagacaaaaattctggtgaaactcagcgggtgaggcagcaccggTGGAACCTACATCTGTCTCTTGCTAAGTGCAGATGA
- the LOC129705929 gene encoding uncharacterized protein LOC129705929 — MLPGQATVTSAGKSGLCNFTLCTEDCEILKYTGRCETTTRPPAETTTSATTVTVTPTSKGTTICSCDVDGHIMSPGQATVTSTDKSGLCNFVLCTEDCKVLKYTGRCESTTRPTETTTSATTVTVTPTSRATTTCTCENDGRKMLPGQATVTSTGKSGLCNFTLCTEDCEILKYTGRCETTTRPTETTTSATTVTVTPTSKGTTICSCDVDGHIMSPGKCVSNQSALLFTFQRKSFTAVSWVDKNAGETQRVRQHRWNLHLSLAKCRC, encoded by the exons GTCAGGCAACTGTGACTTCTGCAGGTAAATCAGGCCTCTGTAACTTTACTCTGTGTACTGAGGATTGTGAAATTCTGAAGTACACAGGAAGATGTGAAACTACAACCAGACCACCAGCAGAAACCACAACATCAGCTACAACAGTGACAGTAACACCAACGTCAAAAGGAACTACAATCTGTTCATGTGATGTTGACGGACATATAATGTCACCAG GTCAGGCAACTGTGACGTCCACAGATAAATCAGGCCTCTGTAACTTTGTTCTGTGTACTGAAGATTGTAAAGTTCTGAAGTACACAGGAAGATGTGAAAGTACAACCAGACCAACAGAAACTACAACATCAGCTACAACAGTGACAGTAACACCAACGTCAAGAGCAACTACCACATGTACCTGTGAGAATGACGGGCGAAAAATGCTCCCTG GTCAGGCAACTGTGACTTCTACAGGTAAATCAGGCCTCTGTAACTTTACTCTGTGTACTGAGGATTGTGAAATTCTGAAGTACACAGGAAGATGTGAAACTACAACCAGACCAACAGAAACCACAACATCAGCTACAACAGTGACAGTAACACCAACGTCAAAAGGAACTACAATCTGTTCATGTGATGTTGATGGACATATAATGTCACCAGGTAAGTGTGTCAGTAATCAAAGTGCTCTTCTGTTCACATTTCAAAGAAAGAGCTTTACAGCTGTCTCttgggtagataaaaatgctggtgaaactcagcgggtgaggcagcatcggtggaaccTTCATCTGTCTCTTGCTAAGTGCAGATGCTAG